The genomic DNA CCTGGCCGCCTTCTGGCTCGGCTCCTCCGACGCGACGTCGGCGCAGCGCGGGTTCGTCGACCTCGCCCAGGACAGCGGGGCCAACCTGGTGGTCTTCGCGCTGTTCGCCGCGACCGGCTTCCTGCTCGTGGTCGTCGTCGCCCTCTTCGCGGGCGACCCGGTGCCGAGCGAGGCGAGCTGGTCGAGCCTGCGCTACCTGCTCACCGCGCCCGTGCGCCGCGAGCGGCTGCTGCGCCAGAAGCTGGTCGCGGCCGGGCTGTTCAGCCTGGCCGCGCTGGTCTTCCTCCCCGTGTGGACGCTGCTGGTCGGCGGGCTCGCGTACGGCTGGGGTCCCTACGTCGGCCCGACCGGCGACCAGCTCGCCTACCCGCTGGTGGTGGCCCGCCTGGGTGTTGTGGTGGTCTACCTCGCCCTGTCGCTCAGCGTCGTCGGCGCCTTCGCCTTCCTGCTGGGCACGCTCACCGACGCCCCGCTGGCCGCGGTCGGCGGGGCGGTCGTGCTATGGATCGTCTGCGCGATCCTCGACCAGATCACCGCGCTGGGCGGTCTGCGCCAGGCGCTCCCGGGGCACTTCGCCTTCGCCTGGGCCGACGCCCTCGCCCCCACCGTCGACTGGTCCGGCATGGCCCAGGGCGCGCTGTGGTCGGTCGGCTA from Microlunatus sagamiharensis includes the following:
- a CDS encoding ABC transporter permease, with protein sequence MSTTAERPAPARARRALPLSAEIRRQLSRRRTVVVFAVLAALPLVLLAAFWLGSSDATSAQRGFVDLAQDSGANLVVFALFAATGFLLVVVVALFAGDPVPSEASWSSLRYLLTAPVRRERLLRQKLVAAGLFSLAALVFLPVWTLLVGGLAYGWGPYVGPTGDQLAYPLVVARLGVVVVYLALSLSVVGAFAFLLGTLTDAPLAAVGGAVVLWIVCAILDQITALGGLRQALPGHFAFAWADALAPTVDWSGMAQGALWSVGYSVVCVGVATWRFLRKDVTS